TCGAGGCGGGCCGCGAATTTCTTGAGCCGTTCGGGCTTCATGTAGAGGGGGCCGCGGTCGCCGGGCTTGTCGAGGTAGGGCGCAAGAAGCGCTCCCGTGTGCTGCTCGATGATGCCGTCGAGCACGAGCTTGACCGCGGTTGCCCGCGGGTTTCCCGAGCCCAGGGCCTCCCGGCGCTTCTTGAAGGAGTCGAGGGCCTTCTCCTCGGTGTCGGCCTCGGGGTCGAACTCCTGGCAGAGGGTGACGCGGAGTGTTAGCTCGTTGTTCCTGCCGAGCTCTCCCCAGACCGATTCGTGCTCCAGGCCCGTGGCCGCGTCTATGATGGCGGTGACCCCGACGGCGTTGAGCTCTTTCATGATGAGGCGGTAGGCCTTGACCCGGTCCTCCCGGGTCGAGGGGGGCAGGAGTTTTCCCACGAGCCCCATGGCTGAGTCGTGGAGGACCCCGGTGGGCTCGAGGCTTCCCGGCTCGCGCTCGATGTGTCCGTTGGGAGGGTCGGGGGTCTCGGCCGTGATTGCGGCGAGCTTAAGGGCCCGGCTGTTCACCCAGGCCGTGTGCCCGTCCGAGGCGCTGAGATACGCGGGCTTGTCCTGGACCAAGGCGTCGAGCATGCCGCGGTGGGGCCTGCCCTCGGGCTTGAAGGCCGCCACCTCCCAGCCCCGGCCCTCGATCCAGGGAAGGCCCGGATTCTCTCGGACGTACTTCCGGATGCGCTTCTCGATCTCGCCGCGGTCCATGACTCCGTGGAGGCGGATCTTGGAGAGGCTGAGCGCTCCGCCGGGATGGATGTGGGAGTCCTGGAAACCGGGCAGAAGCAGTCGTCCCGCGAGCTCTATGATCTTGGTCTGTTTGCCGATCCAGGGCTTGACCCCTTCCTCGTCTCCCACGTAGGCGATCCGGTTGCCGAGCACGGCCACGGCCGAGGCCCAGGAGCGCGCCGCGTCCACCGTGTAGACCGGCCCCCCGCGGAGCACGATGTCGGCGGATTGCGCCCAAGCCTGGGCGCACCATAACATCAAGAGAAAACGCAGCATGGTTTAATTCGGTGACAGTTACTTAATTCTAATATAGAATTAAGTAACTGTCACCGAATTATTCATGCCCACGTTGCGCGAATTGTTTTTCACTTTCCTTAAAGTAGGCTGTACGTCTTTCGGCGGGCCTCTTGTGGCCATGGGGCTCATCCACCGCGAGGTGGTGGAGAAGCGGCGCTGGGTGAGCGCGCATTGGTTTGCCTCGACCATAGGCCTGCTCGAAGCCGTGCCGGGGCCGAGCGCCACGGAGATGTCGATCGCGATCGGCATCCACAAGGGCGGACGCAAGTGGGGTCTTATTTGCGGCCTGGCCTACGTTCTTCCCGGCTTTTTCGTCATGACCGGGCTTTCCTGGTTCTACTTCAAGTACGGGGCGGTTCCCGCCCTGTCGGGCATGGTGACGGCGCTCAAGCCCTGCGCCATGGCCGTCCTCACCGTGGTTTGCCTGCGCCTGGCCCGCAAGATAGTGATGGACCGGGCCGACGCGCTTCTTTTCGCGGCGTCGCTTCTGGCTTGCCTCATGCACGCCTCCGTGGCCTGGGTGGTGTTCTTGGGCGGCCTGGCGCGCTACGCCTGGGAGCGGCCTTCCAGGGCCTTGGCCTCGCTTGAGCCGAATATCCTTGCCGCGATTTTCCTTGGCACCTTCAAGGCCGGGGCGCTGGTCACGGGCGGGGGCTATGTCATCGCCTCCTTCCTTAACCAGGACTTCGTCCTGCGCAAGGGCTGGCTCACTCCCGAGCAGTTCCTGGCCGGGCTGGCGCTAGCGCAGTTCAAGCCCGGTCCCGTGACCATGCTCTCGGCCTTCGTGGGCTACAAGGCCGCGGGCTTTTTGGGCGCCGTGCTCGGCCTTTTCGGGGTCATGCTTCCCTGCTTCGGGACCTTGCTCGCTTTGGGCCCGGCCGTGGAGAGGCTGCGCAGCGGTCCCCGAGTCATGGTGTTTCTGAAAGGGATGTCCGCGGCTTCCGTCGGTTCCGTCGTCGCTGTCGCGGCCCAGCTCACCATTCCCGCTTTACAGGGCGCCTACGGCTTTGTTTTCTACCCAGCCTCTCTAGCCGCCCTGTATTGGCTGGAACCGGCCTGGGTCCTGGCCGGCAGCGCCTGCCTTGGCGCCCTTTTGCTTAAGATTTAAAAAGTATTGCGGAAATTAGGGAAATCTATCATAGTATTGCCATGTCGGATCCGCTCCGGAGCCGCCGCGGCTTTACCATGGTCGAGATCATGATCGTGGTGGCCATTATCGGGCTTCTCGCGGTGGTCGTGGTTCCAAAAATCAACTCGGCGATCCGTTCGGCCAACGAGGGAGCCACCAAGGGCAAGCTCGGGGCCATCCGCTCGGCCTTGGTGGTCTATTATGGCGACAACGAGGGCCAGTATCCGGCGGATCTGACGCCCTTCCAGCAGGCGGGCAACTCCTACATGGAAGCGTCCTTCCTTCCCATTTATACCGTGGACCACGGCAGCACCAGCAACATTGATTACGTGGACACTTTCGACGCGACGGGGGACTCCGGGGCTCTGGTCTATGAGAACGCGGGCGCCGACAAGGGCCGGACCTGGATCGGCTGCAGCCATAACGACGCCAAAGGCAAGGTCTGGAATCAGAATTAGCAAACCCCCGCAGCGTCGCGGGGGTCGGGGGCGAGGGGTCGTCATACTTGGAGGCAGCTATGAATTCTCAAAAAAAAGTGCAAATGGCCGTCCTGGTGGGCCGTTATTCCACGCCCTTGGCCATCATTTTGGTGGGGCTAGGGCTTTTTCTGTCCCAGCCCGTGGGGCTGGTGCGAGTCATATGCGTCTGCCTCCTCGTTTTCGGCCTCGTCTTCAATCTGTTCTTGATGCGCGTGATCCAGGGCTTGAGCCAGGGAGCGCAGGGTTTGATCGAGTTCCGTTTATGGGTGAATTTGGCTGTGAACAGCGTCATGGTCTATTTCCTCGGCATCTATTGGTCCTCGATATGGCTTCTCTTGGCCTTGACTCCCTTCGCCATAGGAATCTATGATACCCGGGAGAGAACCCTCAAGGTCTCGATCGGGGTGGCGCTGCTTCTCTTGGCCATTCACGCCCTACGGCCCACGAGCTCGCAGGCTCCTCTCGAGTGGGGGATTCAACTCGCCCAGGGCGCGTTCGTGATCTTGACGAGCCTCATGATCAATGAGCTTTCCCAACTGGCGCACTCGCGCGCGTAGGGTCTTGATCGCGGCGGCGGCTGTCTTTGCGCTCGCTGCCGCGAGCCATCCATCCCGGAGGAATTCCATGACCATGCAAATGAAAAGCCCTGCTTTTGCCCAGAACTCCAAGATCCCGAGAAAGCTTACCTGCGACGGGGAGGACCTTTCTCCCCAACTTTCCTGGACGGGAGTCCCTCAGGCCGCCAAGAGCCTGGCCATTATCATGGACGACCCGGACGCTCCCGCGGGGCTGTGGGTCCATTGGGTGCTCTACGATCTTCCCGCCTCTCTCCCGGGCCTGCCGGAGGGGCTCGCCAAGACCGAGGCCCTCGAGAACGGCGCCAAGCAGGGATTGTGCTGGGGCGTGAGGGACGAGGATTTCGATCGGGTCGGCTATCACGGGCCCTGCCCGCCGCCCGGGGCCCCGCACCGCTATTTCTTCAGGCTTTACGCCTTGGACAAGGCGCTCGGACTATCCTCAAAGGCCACCAAGGCCCAGGTGGAGAGGGCGATGAAGGGGCATGTCCTGGCCGAGGCCGAGCTCGTCGGGATATACCAGCGTTAACGTCCCCAGCCGCGCTGGGTCTTAAAGCCCTCTCCCCACGTATGGCCCAAGCCGAGGCTTTTGGGCCCAGCCTGTCGTAGGCCCTTAGGAACAAAAGCCAAGCGGGCAGGGACGAGAAACATCCCTGCCCGCTACTCGGCTTTAAGAATGTCTGGCGACTATTCCTGGAATTAAGCTGATGCTAGCTTAGTCCCCGTTGATGATATCCCAGATCAGACCCCTGCAGGTGACCGTGAAGCGCCTACCATCGTTCGGGCTCTCGAAGAGGCTCATCGGCGATCCGTTGGCATTTCGAGCGGAAGCCCAGACCTTTAGGTGGCGATTATAAGAGAAGAAGCTGTCTGAATCGCACACTGAGTTCTGGGGGAAGGTGAAGGAGGCTCTATGACCACGCAGCTGATACTCCTTGTGCTTCATGATCCTCCTCTCCTGGCCTCTCTGATCTCCGGCATAGAGGCGCACCTCGACGAAACCGCCGACGTCTTCGATGAAGCGGTAATAATTCCTGGGCACATCGATCACCGCGTTCACATGTCCGCTCGAGATGTTGAACTCGACATTGTAGGGCAGGACATACATCGCGGCGATTTCCTTGGCCGCGACGGAACCGGCGTTAGCCGCTTCGCTTCTCATTACCTTGACGCTGGCCGAGGGCGCGAAATCGGCGTAGGCCGACGCGCTCAAGGCAGCCACAAGGGCCAGACCCAACTGATACTTGCGCATTGTTTACTCCTCCATTAATGTAATTTCACGGCGCCCTATTCTATGTATCTTCCCGATTTTGGCTCTGGGCCTTAGGGGGAAAATTTTTCAGCGCATTAGGCCTACCCGAACTTGCGCCAATAGGGTCGAAATTCAATGATTCGTGCCTGACACTAGAAAAAGCGGAAAGCTTCGGGACATTCGGCCTATGGCTGAATAGGACTTTTGCTTAAAAAAATGGGGCTGAGAGGCCCTTCCGGCAAAGGCAAGGAGTCTATTAAAATTGGATTATGAAGAACCAATTCAAGATGTCTTTCCTTCCTATTGCTTTGGCGTTGAATGTGTTCCCATCCTTCGCTCAGGAGGATCCGGATGAAGCGCAGCCGGCCGCCGGCGTCGAGAGCCAGCAGCTCTTTTTTGCGGAAAGCGAGTTGAAGGTCATCGAAGACGAGGGGCTGCGCCTTGTCAACAAGGCGAGAGTGGACGCAGGACTGCGGGAATTGATTTTTGTCGAGGACCTCCATCAAGCGGCCAGGCGCTACAGCGCCGAGATGGCCAAACGCCACTTTATGAGCCATGTGGATCCCCAGACTCACGAGGAGCTTAGGGAGAGGATGGATAAGGCCGGGATTCGTTTTCGTATCGCCGGGGAGAACTTGGGGAAGGCCAGGATTCCCGGCGCGGCCTTGGCCGAAATCGCCAGGAGACAGGTCGAGTTCTGGCTTAAAAGCCCGTCCCACCGTCAGAACATAATGGATGGCGTTTTTGAGGAATCTGCGATCGGAGCCGCCTCGACTCCGAGCGGGAAGGTTTATTTCACCCAGTTCTTCCTGGTCCGCAAGAAATAACGTCCTCCGCATTGTTTTAAAGTCCGCCTTTTGGTAAAATTGTTTTCGCCTACCCCACCGTTTTCGGGCGTGTAGCTCAGCTGGGAGAGCGCCTGCATGGCATGCAGGAGGTCAGCGGTTCGATCCCGCTCACGTCCACCATTCTGACGCGAACCGCTGGTCGGTCGCAGTTATCCACAGAAACTTCCCGGGAAATTTCGGTGGATATCTTCGACTCGGCGTGGCGCTTGGCGCGCCTACTAGTGTAGAATTGGGGCGCATGGGCCGGACCTGGGCAGTCAACTTTTCCCTCCTCCTTCTCCTCCTTCCCGCGGCTTGGGTCTTGGCTCAAGAGCCGCCGCGCGAGGAGGCGAGCGCTCTCTACGAGTTGGGAACGCTCAAGCGCCGCGAGGGGCGGCCCGTCGAGTCCAAGGAGGCCTTCCTCCGCCTTCTAGAGATAACTCCCGCAAGCGCGGGGGCGCTTGAGGGTCTCGCTTTGGCCTGCCTGTCGCTTGGACAGTATGAGGAAGCCGGCCGTTATCTTGAGCAGTGGGACAGGCAGTCCCCAGGCAACAGCTACATACTGGGGCTTCTGGCGCGATCCTACTCTGGCCAGGGCCGCTACCGGGATCTGGCCTCGGTCTACGCCAAGATCAAGGAACTGGAGCCGGGAAATCCCGTGGCGGCTCGGCGCCTTGATTCCGCGATTCGGGAGCGCGGGGAGGGGATATTCCCCAAGATCAGCGCCTATAAATCCGTGGGGACGGAGGGGCTCGGCACCTCTGCTCCCTTGCAGCGCATCGTCTACGAGGGGCGCTTTGCCGGGATGGACGCCATGCCTGGGCGGGTCCGGAGCCTGAATCTGCGCTTAGGAGCTTCCGTCCGCCAGGAAGCGCAGCGCAACGACACGGCGGGCTTCACCTACTATGACTTGCTCGAGCAAACGTATACGTTTGGATTCGGGGCCAGGCCCCGAGGGGACCTGGCCCTCAACGCAGAGTACGGCCAGTCGGTGTTCACGGACCAGAAGCGAAACAGCATCGGGACCAGGCTTTTCAGCCGGGTCAAGCTTTCCTCCGAGCTGAATATCGGGGGCGCGGGCGTGCGGATGAGCCTCAAGCGCGCGCCCAAGCTCCTGCGCGGGTCCGGCAACTCCGACTTCTTCACGATCCTGCGCGAGGCTTCGGCGCGCGTCGAC
This genomic window from Elusimicrobiota bacterium contains:
- a CDS encoding amidohydrolase encodes the protein MLRFLLMLWCAQAWAQSADIVLRGGPVYTVDAARSWASAVAVLGNRIAYVGDEEGVKPWIGKQTKIIELAGRLLLPGFQDSHIHPGGALSLSKIRLHGVMDRGEIEKRIRKYVRENPGLPWIEGRGWEVAAFKPEGRPHRGMLDALVQDKPAYLSASDGHTAWVNSRALKLAAITAETPDPPNGHIEREPGSLEPTGVLHDSAMGLVGKLLPPSTREDRVKAYRLIMKELNAVGVTAIIDAATGLEHESVWGELGRNNELTLRVTLCQEFDPEADTEEKALDSFKKRREALGSGNPRATAVKLVLDGIIEQHTGALLAPYLDKPGDRGPLYMKPERLKKFAARLDKEGFQVHVHAIGDRAVREALDAFEAARKANGPRDSRHHLAHVELIAPADIPRLRRLGVAANMTPVWARGDELNLVFTEPRLGPERSRWLYPHKSILDAGGRLAWGTDWPVTTFVPMEGLETAVSRRHLGGRKPTGALDTAWLPEERLSIEEALAAYTISGAYLSFEEKDRGSIEAGKLADLTILSENLFELPETEIHDVPVDLTLFDGKIVYQRDLSKRK
- a CDS encoding chromate transporter, with the protein product MPTLRELFFTFLKVGCTSFGGPLVAMGLIHREVVEKRRWVSAHWFASTIGLLEAVPGPSATEMSIAIGIHKGGRKWGLICGLAYVLPGFFVMTGLSWFYFKYGAVPALSGMVTALKPCAMAVLTVVCLRLARKIVMDRADALLFAASLLACLMHASVAWVVFLGGLARYAWERPSRALASLEPNILAAIFLGTFKAGALVTGGGYVIASFLNQDFVLRKGWLTPEQFLAGLALAQFKPGPVTMLSAFVGYKAAGFLGAVLGLFGVMLPCFGTLLALGPAVERLRSGPRVMVFLKGMSAASVGSVVAVAAQLTIPALQGAYGFVFYPASLAALYWLEPAWVLAGSACLGALLLKI
- a CDS encoding type II secretion system protein; amino-acid sequence: MSDPLRSRRGFTMVEIMIVVAIIGLLAVVVVPKINSAIRSANEGATKGKLGAIRSALVVYYGDNEGQYPADLTPFQQAGNSYMEASFLPIYTVDHGSTSNIDYVDTFDATGDSGALVYENAGADKGRTWIGCSHNDAKGKVWNQN
- a CDS encoding YbhB/YbcL family Raf kinase inhibitor-like protein: MTMQMKSPAFAQNSKIPRKLTCDGEDLSPQLSWTGVPQAAKSLAIIMDDPDAPAGLWVHWVLYDLPASLPGLPEGLAKTEALENGAKQGLCWGVRDEDFDRVGYHGPCPPPGAPHRYFFRLYALDKALGLSSKATKAQVERAMKGHVLAEAELVGIYQR
- a CDS encoding CAP domain-containing protein, encoding MKNQFKMSFLPIALALNVFPSFAQEDPDEAQPAAGVESQQLFFAESELKVIEDEGLRLVNKARVDAGLRELIFVEDLHQAARRYSAEMAKRHFMSHVDPQTHEELRERMDKAGIRFRIAGENLGKARIPGAALAEIARRQVEFWLKSPSHRQNIMDGVFEESAIGAASTPSGKVYFTQFFLVRKK